The region TGTTTTGTCGCCAACCAAACTGTTTGACTACCCGGTCAACTTGGTGAAATTCAACCGTCGCAAAATATATAAGAGGAACCAATGCCCGACTAATTGGagaaacatttattattatcatgcgACTAACATATGGTTGTCGATATGGTGTCCATAAAAACTGGAAAAATTAGtgttaataatttgaaaagaaaaaacgaaGGGAATTTCAAGGAACAAAATAGTAGAGCATGGATTGATAATAAACCTGCCTTGGTTGaatttgatcaaattttttCCGGAAGCCCACCATAGTTGTTTGGTCATGGAACACAGAACGTGTTTGTCGACACCACCTCACACTTAAGGGGAACGCAAGCCCAGCCACAATCTCGTCCTCCGTGACTGGTTGTATTTCTGGAGAGATGCATGTGAATCTCTCCCACGCCCAACACTGGAGCAATAACATGCATCCACCAATGTTGTCTTGATGGAATTTTGTGTTGTGATCCAGTGCACGATAGAGGCATGCCAATACTGCGGAACCccaactaaaatttgaaatatgatCCAAATCTGTTAACAATGGCAAGAACATAAAATGCACGAGACTGGTTGATGTATCTGGCATCAACATGCTGCCAATTAAAATGAGGATGTGTGCTCGTGCATCCTGTCCAACGGTAGCCAGTGTTGCGTCATCCGGTAATTCTCGGAATCTGCTATTTAGCCATGATAGCTTTATTCGGTTCCCTATAAACATATTTTCGGGAGGAATATCCCCTAATAAATCTTGACACAATTGTAGCAGGTTTCCAGAACTTCCACCGGCGACGGGTTCACCATCAATTGGCATCCCCAGTTGCAGTGAAACATCTTCCAGGGTAACAGTTGTTGCTCCGAGTGGCATGTGGAAGGTGTGAGTTTCAGTCCTTCACCTTTCACATAATGTTGTTACCATTAGGTGGTTAATCTTCATATTACTCACTTTAAGAACGTGACCAAAACCAGCTGCATCAATTACCATTCTGACCCTAGGGTCAATAAGATCTGTATGTTTTAGTATCCAGATAGAATGGCGTCGTGGTCGAAGGACCCTCTCGTTTCCTTCCCAAATGTGATTGGTGATGTGATCGTCTTGATGACGCAAACGGACAAGTTTGCTGGCAGGTTGTTGTTCTGAGCCATAATAAACTACGTAAaagtatatgaaaatattaacaGAATATCATTTCAAGTTAATCactaacaaaacaaacaaaaaacaaattatcataaaatttaccGAACCTGTTAGATTGACGGaggacaaataaatttttatacgCTAGAAATCCAACTACTATGGGAAGGCAATGAAGTATTCAGTGATGTGAATGTTGCACATGATATGGATACTTAAACTACCTCACCACACTATTCACTCACATGccttacttttcatttttctctctctcacgtAGCAAAGCACCTGTCTAAAAAATAGGACCCTATTTTCCTACACCTCCATGCACACCACCACATGGCTCCTTCTATTCACCACTCAAACCTTCTCTTCAATAGTAATCACTTTTTCAGAGAATCTCATACTATTTCTCACATTTACAGGTGGCAGAAACATTTCCAATCAAAGCATTATTGTGAATAGTTTCATGCACAACAAAAAAGGATGCATTATTTTCAATAGTAATGTGCAGAAGCGTGATTTATTGTGAGTGCAGAAGCGTGAACTTGTAATAGTATCATGACAGGTGCAGTAGTCCAGGAATCACGCCGAATCGGAGAATCAAAAAAGTGTAAGAAGAAAACGTGATGGGGGGGACGTTTTCTGAACAGAAAAACGTATGGGGGCACGTTTTCAAACTAGAAAACGTGTGGGAGGGCACGTTTTCAAACTAGAAAATGTGTGGGGGCACGTTTTCTAATAGAAAACGTGTGGGGTGTGCacgttttctaaaaaaaaaatttcttttcgCACCCTCTACCCACTCCTTTTGCACACCAACCCACTCCATTTCATTGTAGTGACTAAAACGCTTATATATTCTACCACACTACCATTGTTTCTCCTATCAAAACTTCTCTGCATACCAAGCTTGACATCTGAAATTTTCTGATCTATTTTTTGATCTGAAAAATTCGGGTCTACACTTCCATACCAACCTATTCATAATGAGTTCGTGGAATTATGGAGGATCTTCTTCGTCTAATCCAATCGATGACGAACCTATCATTCCAGACATTGTCGAAGAGTTTACTTCCGATGATTTTTATGAAGACAATGCAGATGATCAAGAAATTGTCCCGATTCCTCCTATGGATTACAATCCCTATGGGGAAGTCGAACTACAAGAACGCATGCAATTCGATTCCAAAGAGGCAATGGTGTCTGCCATCAAACATTATCACATCACTAATGGATACAACTTCAATGTGGTAGAATCAAAACCGCATCTTTATGTTGCACGATGCATCCATTACAACAATGGATGTCAATGGCGTCTGAGGGCTAGTTATAGTAAAATCCGACATCATTGGGAAATCAAGTCATTGATGGTACAAATACGCGTTTCTCTACATTAATGTCACAAGATCACTACAATCTAGATTCGACCCAAATTgcttccattttttttcatttggtcCGCACAAATCCAAGCATTCGCATCAAAAGCTTGGTCGCTGACATCAAAAGTCGTTACGGATACACAGTCACATATAGAAGAGCATGGATTGCGAAGGAGAAAGCAATAACAATGGAGTATGGTGATTGGGACCAATCTTATAATGAAGTTTCCAGATGGTTATTA is a window of Vigna unguiculata cultivar IT97K-499-35 chromosome 4, ASM411807v1, whole genome shotgun sequence DNA encoding:
- the LOC114180688 gene encoding protein MAIN-LIKE 1-like gives rise to the protein MPLGATTVTLEDVSLQLGMPIDGEPVAGGSSGNLLQLCQDLLGDIPPENMFIGNRIKLSWLNSRFRELPDDATLATVGQDARAHILILIGSMLMPDTSTSLVHFMFLPLLTDLDHISNFSWGSAVLACLYRALDHNTKFHQDNIGGCMLLLQCWAWERFTCISPEIQPVTEDEIVAGLAFPLSVRWCRQTRSVFHDQTTMVGFRKKFDQIQPRQGEPFTKSGHLRDNSPYMQWYINHTIRMHPPSSSQQVPTSYGFFPAPSNFGSGPAQYYGCSFGPHISSYGGVPSQMFGTSALTPPSAYRGASSSQPYYTPEIPFNVSEGGSESVEVEDTDDESESPPPPPQLERRPRRPTRRPPCGIGSHR